TACGCTGTATATAATACTGAttaaataatgataaaatgcATAAATAACACTTAGTCATATAAAACCTAAATTTCAATTTGTTGCTCCCCATAAAAATCTACTCAGCCTTTAAATTGAAACTGAGGGAGTATACTGCTAAATTGCTAACTCAATTTGCAAGAAAATATTTTGCGccaattagaaaaaaaaaaacaaaaaaatgggaGGGGGAGGAAAAAAACAAAGGAAGAGTAGAAGACACGCACCATTATGACTCGTACCATGTTGGTGACattttttattttgtgtctcgcACAACTGACATTAGTTGTGTGAGGTCTTTTTTTTGTCTTATAACCGTATGAGTCTTAGAATTTTATggatccaaatatataatttatgaaTTCACCAATACGTGAGATAAAAAGAGGTCTCACACGGACAGTATCACTTGTttaagacacaaaataaaatcactCCACGTAGGTGTATAGGGGGAGGTACAATATGGATAGGTGGGGTCAATTCACCGCCAGATGGCTACCCTTTTATATAAGTCTTCACTCTCACCTGACTGACTGCAATTTCTGTGACTGCCATTTTTAATCCCCCAGAATAGGAAACGACACCACACTCTTCTTCAAACTAACTCCCTTTCGCCCCTACATTTAGTAAAAAGCCTGAGACAAAATTAAAATCTCTCACTCTCCCTTTCTTCTCTATTCCTTTGGTCTCTCATTTACTACTACTAAAGTTTCAAATAAAGCAGCCAAAACGGGTCTACCTTTGTGGATGCTTGGTCTCGGAATGGAGCGATTGCGAGCTGATATCAATCGCTTGCTCGCCTTACTCTTCCACCAGGTATTTTATTATTTCCTACTTTTTCTTTTCTGCCATTATTTTCTGATCtcttatttgtttttgtttttagtacGTACTAAATGTGATTTTATTCGTACGCAAATATATAGGGAGTATTGGACGAGCAATATTTGCAGCTGCAACAGCTTCAAGATGAATCCTCTCCTAATTTCGTCTCTGAAGTTGTCAACATTTATTTTCAAGAGTCCGAAAAACTCTTACGAAATCTCAGATCGTTGTTGTGAGTTTTAGTCTTTCCTTTTTGTTTGCTTTAATTTGTGCGCCTCTTTCTTACTACGTTTTAGATATACAACAAAAAGAATAGATAGAGATAAACCCACAAAAGCGATTTTACTATATTGTGGGCATGTTTTTTGGTAAGCGTGGGAAAAAAGGAGGAAAAAGTTCTAGTCTTTTTAAATGTTCTCTCTTTGGTCTGGGTTATACATACATCTGAATTTATATACTTTAccttttttcatcttttcttaaTTTAGCTTTTTTTAATATGGCGAAAAAAATAGGATGGACGAAGAGTTCTCGGACTACAAGAAAATGGGAGTGCATTTGAATCAGTTCATAGGAAGCAGCTCAAGCATTGGTGCCAAACGCGTCCGAAATGTATGCGTTGCCTTTCGCGTTGCGTCCGAGCAGAACAATCGACTAGGGTACAAAAAAAATTCTTATAAATGTTTAATTAACCACCTTTATTTTGTCATTAATACTGACCAAAGTTTTCGTTTGGTAGATGTTTGAGAGCTTTAGAGTTGCTTGAACATGAATACTGTTATCTCAAGAACAAACTCCATGAACTTTTCCAGGTAAGTAGTTAAGTAAAATATAGACTATTTTACACTATTTTATACGTTGATGAAAGTACACCATGCATTTATTGCTACTACTCATTCCCTATCATAGTTCTTATAATGAATCTTTAGCATTAATTAGTTCTGATCATAGTTTCGTGCTACAGATAGAGCAGCAAAGACTGCTAGCAGCTGCAGTCAGATACCCAGCCCAGCACTAAACAAAGCACAACTAGCAGACGTCACTATCTTCTTGCATCCAACTTTTGAGTTTTGGTTCTTAGAGTTTGACGACCAGTTAACATGTGGGTTAACGAAACAAAAGCAGAAGAAAATGAGATAGCGAAATTTAGAGAACTTTTTTCTGGATTTAAGTATTTTTTTAACCTTTGAGACATGGAGGGGAATTAATGGAACTAGGACTAATGTTTTGGTATAGTTTGAATGAATTCTGCAAAATTGTGATTCTGGAATTTAAGTATGGAGATTCGGTTTTAATGACTCTCTGAGTGCTTCCCTTTATGGAAATGTCACTTTTATTTCCACGTACTAACAGCAAAAGCATCCAATCAATTATATTTTGCTTTATCAAACATTTAAACAAAAGCTCGCTTTCAAAAACATCAGTCAAATGAGTGTGTTTCTGCATGTAAAGAACATTTTATCTGTCTATATCAACGATGTTACCAACCATCTTATTATCAGTCGAAAAAGGGTCTAAGATTCTGCATTTAATATGAGGTTCCTATCACTAAATTAAAGTGAAGGAGTAGTTTTTTGGGATTTGACACCTATTCTTTTAAGTATCAAAGGTCTTgacttaattattatataaacATGTGTCCTAGACTTGGTTAAATAATACTATATAGTACTCCATTTAAATCTCTCAATTCTTCATAAGCAAATATTCATAAATTAGGAATCAACTGAAATAACGTCTCTTAGCATTAACATAAGTTTAATTtgcaaaaaaaaagggggggggggggggactgaTTAAAACTAGATTGGCCATAATTGTGAGATGCTACTGATTGTCGACATACAAGTATATTGATTTTCTATGACAAAGCGATTTACAAAAGTTATTTATTACTCCGTATTAATCTTCTAAATACTTCTTATTTTCAAATCCAAATAGTTTACAATTAATCTTCTAATTATAATTTAATTCTAAAGACTTCTTATAATTGTAGGAATTTCATTTTTATGATTTACCGCACTTCTTGATCGATACTCTTGGTTACTTTTGTGCTTTGACTCTAGTTGTAATGTTAAATTGTAGGGGAAGGATGTTTTCTTATTTCTTACAAAATTTGGGTAGATTTAAATGATAAGTTTTTTTTTAGTCATTGTTGGTATACATGTTTAGTTAAATTAATCTAGACCTTTGATATTTAAAAAAGTCAAGTGTCAAAAATTTACCTAGAAACTTTTGGAAATGAAGTGAATATAAAATGGAAATTGAGTCAAATCCAGCTTCACCCTCAAAGGTACAGCTCACAATGCATTTTGCATCTTCATTTTCTTAACCTGGAgctataaatataaaaataaaaaggaaaactgTTAACTTACAagtatttcttttatttctacctTTTGGAGTATCATTTGTCCAAAGTCCTAACGATGCTGGGGCGCTAATTAATTCTTTTGATATATGATTGGGCTATCAAGATCATAAAGAATTAACTTAACATCGTCTTCAGAAAGCATACTAGCTACAGTTCCTCGTAAAGTAAAAACCTAAGAGTGATGTCACTATGACTAGTTCGATGTGAAAAAATTATTGCAAACAAGTTTAAAAATAAATACTTGATGTTCTTTAAAACGAAAGTGTTATTTTCTATGTTTCATTTTATATAAATTTGTTTGACTGATATGAAATTCAAACAATAAATAAACGAAAGAATACTTTTAACTTGGAATTTTAAACATTTGTTTGATTATAAAATTATGTCATTAtcgataaaagaaaaaataaacttATGTTTTTTAAAATAGAAAGGTGGGTATAATAGAAAAGGGCAGCTCCACGCACCAAGCTTCTGCTATGAGCGGGGTCCAGAGAAGAGCTGAACCACAAGTAATTATTGTATGCATCCTTACTCTGTATTTCTGCAAGAGGATGTTTCCACGGTTTGAACCTGTGACCTCCTTGTTACATGGTAACAACTTTATTAGTTACGTCAAGATTCCCCTTATAAATATTTTTGAAACATATTTAAGTCTTATACACCAGCAATGTTATGAGTATTTACACTTAACTGCTTATATTAGCCTAGTTACCACTTATTTCTAAATTATTAATTAGTGCTTATATGGCATTATCTTTTAAGTaacatattttaaaaaattattttacacCATTTTTTCAAAGGTGCCTTCTCAATTATTACCCAACAAAAGAGaatacataaaaaataaaaggggGCTTTTGCATCTTACCTGGTTTTGGGATCACAATTGAACTGATACCCACTTTGCGAAATATTTGCAAGCATATCTAATTTACGATCAACTTCAAATTTATCGGGTCTGAAGTTAAAAAACTTAGAATGTACTGTTATACTTGAAAACATGCCTATTTTCCGTAACTGCGAATGAACTAAGCATCATATCTCAGAGTTATTTCGTATAccatttttattatattgttaCGAACTGTTACTGTTATTGGAGTTGGACTCTGACCCTTATCCcacctcatcactactttcaacctaaagttatgtttgttacttattgagtacatgaggttggttgtattcatactacacttttgcacacTGTGTGCAAATTTGGATGCTGAAGTTGCTGTGTATTACGAGAGCTAGCACTGAAGACGTACCTGCACTCCAgttatagctgcctcttgttcatggtagctctAGACTTATGAAAAGAAAATCTATTTATGTATAATTCAGACAAATGATGTATTAATTTTACactagctttgtaaactctaaatcttagaagctcataattTGTACTATCAGTCCTTCAAAAATTCTTGTATAAAAGCAATTGTAATATCATTTCTTCTCTTAATCAATCTCATTAAATTGGATAGTTGTTAACtgtcttacctagcgggttgggttaggcgctatcacgactagttggattttgggccATGACAAATAGGTTTGACGTATAACCAatggtttcatgcacttaaggccaatcaGTCTAAAGTGAAAAATTACACTTcaaatgcacttaaggccaaaaggtctAAAGTGTAACAAACGTTTTGctacacttaaggccaataagtctgaagtgaaaaattgcattTCAGATGTACTTAAGACCAAAAGATTTGAAGTGCAACAAACGTTTAGCTatacttaaggccaataagtctgaagtgaaaatttACACTTgaaatgcacttaaggccaaaaggtgTGAAGTGCAACAAACTTTTTGTTCAACTTAAGACCAATAAGTGTGAAGTGAAAagttgcacttcagatgcacatAAGACAAAAAGGTCTAAAGTGCAACCAACgttttcatgcacttaaggccaaataggcctGAAGTGCAAATTGTCCAGAAACATAAATTTATTCTTCGAATTATAACAATCAAATATACGATTTaatacctaaatctactccaaatgagctcaaatttgaaacatagACTCCAAATATCAATAGGAACACACCTCAATCATCAGTTtgtcaaaataacaataaatctAATGAACCCATTTTGcaattaagaaaaagaagaagaagaaaccctaagtAATAGTAAAAATAAAGCGTCATAACAACTCACCACTGTAAAACATTATAAACTACCTTGAAATATGCTCACAAACATCATATAAAATCATTGTCACccgaagaagaaggaggaggaggaggaggaggaggcctgaagttgtttaaaaaatgggtactaagttaaaactttttttaAAAGTAGGTATAAATTAAATgtgggcgaccaaataggacggccatggaattttttgaaataaaagatTGTAGAAACAGTCACCCAAGCTAAAGCTTGAGCAACTTGATTCGCTAAATTTCTAACTAAAGAAACAGACACAAGTTGAAAATCCATCATTGGTGTCTTACAATCATAGACAAGAGAATAAAAATAAGAATTATTTAAGTAAATTATTTTACATCATAAATACATAAaacttaaattctttgaaaaaaaattcaataCTCGATGATTGTAAAGGTAAAAATAGCAAGTGATAGCTAGTTTTCGTATAGGTCATTCAAAAATTGCTAGcgtttgcaaagttattgaaaaatagccactattttaatGCAATACGAAAAGtcccaacataatatactggagatcggtgcatatgtgtataaacttccagcatattatgctggaactccaacacgcagaaagttccagcataatatactggatatTGGAGCACCTTTGTGTGAatttctagcatattatgctggaccggtatattatactggaagtccaatatattatattggagtatttttcggattttgaaaagtattttcgttcaaatttatttttatataaaagtgactaaattttaattacttttaaaactgtggctatttttaaataaccacttgtaaatctaactatttttgaatttttcccaTAGTAGAGTCTTGGTTTTTTAAGCCTGGGCTTGGCCTATGGATAAAACAAAAGTTTGGGTCGGGCGAAATCCAACAACGTTTACGGCTTGCCATGTGCCAAAGCCAGGAAAGGCTGTGCCCAGACCAGTATCCTGAGCAAAGCCTGTGTGCCTAAAACTATATCTTGTTTTTCAGTTTAGCATCATACATGTTTGAGAATctttataaataaaaagaaaaagatactAGAATGAGGTGAAAGTATGATGCTTACTGGAGATATTAGATTATCTTTGGACCTTAAAATTTGCATGGAAAGTATTGTAGGTTTACCGCTATCTTAGTGACTGGGCCTTAAGGTCAAGGCTGAAGAGGCTGATTTTATCCTACTGTTTAAATTTTGAACATAGTTTAAAATTTTATGCAAATATAGCTCTTGAAAAATTATCTCTTCCGGAAAAtgttgtaaaaattgcacggatTGCCACTTTTTAAAATGGtattctattaaaattaatatgaaaagacggTGTT
This sequence is a window from Nicotiana sylvestris chromosome 3, ASM39365v2, whole genome shotgun sequence. Protein-coding genes within it:
- the LOC104227292 gene encoding pseudo histidine-containing phosphotransfer protein 6; this translates as MLGLGMERLRADINRLLALLFHQGVLDEQYLQLQQLQDESSPNFVSEVVNIYFQESEKLLRNLRSLLMDEEFSDYKKMGVHLNQFIGSSSSIGAKRVRNVCVAFRVASEQNNRLGCLRALELLEHEYCYLKNKLHELFQIEQQRLLAAAVRYPAQH